In a single window of the Pseudomonas entomophila genome:
- a CDS encoding type III PLP-dependent enzyme → MSIQVEDYFARDTFQKMKAFADKQETPFVLIDTQMISQAYDDLRAGFEFAKVYYAVKANPAVEIIDLLKEKGSSFDIASIYELDKVLGRGVTADRISYGNTIKKSKDIRYFYEKGVRLYATDSEADLRNIAKAAPGSKVYVRILTEGSTTADWPLSRKFGCQTDMAMDLLILARDLGLVPYGISFHVGSQQRDISVWDAAIAKVKVIFERLKEEDGIELKLINMGGGFPANYITRTNSLETYAEEIIRFLKEDFGDDLPEIILEPGRSLIANAGILVSEVVLVARKSRTAVERWIYTDVGKFSGLIETMDEAIKFPIWTEKKGEAEEVVIAGPTCDSADIMYENYKYGLPLNLAIGDRLYWLSTGAYTTSYSAVEFNGFPPLKAYYL, encoded by the coding sequence ATGTCGATCCAGGTCGAAGACTATTTCGCACGCGACACCTTCCAGAAAATGAAGGCGTTCGCCGACAAGCAGGAAACCCCGTTCGTACTCATCGACACCCAGATGATCAGCCAGGCCTATGACGACCTGCGTGCCGGCTTCGAGTTCGCCAAGGTGTACTACGCGGTAAAGGCCAACCCGGCGGTCGAGATCATCGACCTGCTGAAGGAGAAAGGCTCGAGCTTCGACATCGCCTCGATCTACGAGCTGGACAAGGTGTTGGGCCGTGGCGTCACGGCCGATCGCATCAGCTACGGCAACACCATCAAGAAGTCCAAGGACATCCGCTACTTCTATGAGAAGGGCGTGCGCCTGTACGCTACCGACTCCGAAGCCGACCTGCGCAACATCGCCAAGGCCGCGCCGGGTTCGAAAGTGTATGTGCGTATCCTCACCGAAGGCTCCACCACTGCCGACTGGCCGCTGTCGCGCAAGTTCGGCTGCCAGACCGACATGGCCATGGACCTGCTGATCCTCGCCCGCGACCTGGGCCTGGTGCCGTATGGCATCTCCTTCCACGTGGGCTCGCAGCAGCGCGACATCAGCGTGTGGGACGCCGCCATCGCCAAGGTCAAGGTAATCTTCGAGCGCTTGAAGGAAGAAGACGGCATCGAGCTGAAGCTGATCAACATGGGTGGCGGCTTCCCGGCCAACTACATCACCCGTACCAACAGCCTGGAAACCTACGCCGAGGAAATCATTCGCTTCCTCAAGGAGGACTTTGGTGACGACCTGCCGGAAATCATCCTCGAGCCGGGCCGCTCACTGATCGCCAACGCCGGCATTCTGGTCAGTGAAGTGGTGCTGGTGGCGCGCAAGTCGCGCACCGCGGTCGAGCGCTGGATCTACACCGACGTGGGCAAGTTCTCCGGCCTGATCGAAACCATGGATGAAGCCATCAAGTTCCCGATCTGGACCGAGAAGAAAGGCGAGGCCGAGGAAGTGGTAATTGCAGGCCCGACCTGCGACAGCGCCGACATCATGTACGAGAACTACAAGTACGGCCTGCCACTGAACCTGGCGATCGGCGACCGCCTTTACTGGCTGTCCACCGGCGCCTACACCACCAGCTACAGCGCAGTAGAGTTCAACGGTTTCCCGCCGCTCAAGGCTTACTACCTCTGA
- a CDS encoding FecR family protein — translation MEQHVREQAAEWFVRLQDAPRDDELQAGLVQWLARHPRHREEYERLVQLWRATDFIPRQRLEALCEPKPVRQLPRRRVLRQALAASVAVVALGLGWVGWQYQQLNHQDTLQTALGERHQVDLPDGSRLELNSATRLQVDFSPGRRHVRLSQGEAMFIVAHDRARPFVVSTTQGDVTVTGTRFDVRQDRDSTRVVVEQGSVQVRGAGDSLALLGAGQGSRIDPHGQVAAPYAIDASALTAWRQGKLVFDNAPLSEVVAEVSRYRAQPLRVAPGKVANLRLSSTFSSDDPDALLRALPNILPVAIKQHADGSSEIISK, via the coding sequence ATGGAACAGCACGTGCGCGAGCAGGCCGCCGAATGGTTTGTCCGGCTCCAGGACGCGCCGCGCGACGATGAGTTGCAGGCGGGTTTGGTCCAGTGGCTGGCACGCCACCCACGGCACCGCGAGGAGTACGAGCGGCTGGTGCAACTGTGGCGCGCAACCGACTTCATCCCACGTCAGCGCCTGGAGGCGCTTTGCGAGCCCAAGCCTGTACGCCAGTTGCCGCGCCGTCGTGTGCTGCGCCAGGCATTGGCTGCCAGCGTGGCGGTCGTGGCCCTCGGCCTGGGCTGGGTGGGTTGGCAGTACCAGCAACTGAACCATCAGGACACCTTGCAAACCGCTCTGGGTGAGCGCCACCAGGTCGATCTGCCCGACGGCTCACGGTTGGAGCTCAACAGCGCCACCCGGTTGCAGGTCGACTTTTCTCCTGGCCGCCGTCACGTGCGGTTGAGTCAGGGCGAGGCGATGTTCATCGTCGCCCATGACCGCGCCCGGCCATTCGTGGTGAGCACCACGCAGGGGGATGTCACCGTGACGGGTACTCGCTTCGATGTACGTCAGGACCGGGATAGCACCCGTGTCGTGGTCGAGCAGGGGTCGGTACAGGTCCGGGGCGCGGGGGATTCGCTGGCGCTGCTCGGTGCCGGCCAGGGTTCGCGCATCGACCCGCACGGCCAGGTCGCCGCGCCCTACGCCATCGATGCCAGTGCACTGACGGCCTGGCGCCAGGGCAAGCTGGTGTTCGACAACGCCCCGCTCAGCGAGGTGGTCGCCGAAGTCTCGCGTTATCGTGCCCAGCCCTTGCGTGTCGCGCCTGGCAAAGTGGCGAACCTGCGCCTGTCCAGCACCTTCAGCAGCGATGACCCCGATGCCCTGCTGCGCGCCTTGCCGAACATCCTGCCGGTGGCGATCAAGCAGCACGCGGATGGCTCCAGCGAAATTATTTCGAAATAG
- a CDS encoding RNA polymerase sigma factor, with the protein MNTPVSGHKGFLDHYQELIGTWTRKLRSRQQAEDLTHDAFVRVLENPNEQVEQPRAYLHQTARNIAVDGFRREDRRQALETEAFEEGAAGHDDPEAYVRALELADSVERVLSELPLNCRRVFIWQKLEGLTQAEIAERMGLSKNMVEKYMIRTLRYLREHLDVSAR; encoded by the coding sequence ATGAACACACCCGTGTCCGGACACAAAGGCTTCCTCGACCACTACCAAGAGCTGATCGGCACCTGGACGCGCAAGCTGCGCAGTCGTCAGCAGGCCGAGGACCTCACCCATGACGCCTTCGTGCGGGTTCTGGAGAACCCGAACGAGCAGGTCGAGCAACCGCGCGCTTATCTGCACCAGACCGCCCGCAACATTGCCGTCGATGGTTTCCGCCGCGAGGACCGTCGCCAGGCCCTTGAAACGGAGGCATTCGAGGAAGGGGCGGCGGGCCATGACGACCCGGAGGCCTATGTGCGTGCCCTGGAGCTGGCTGACTCTGTGGAGCGGGTGCTTTCAGAGCTGCCGCTCAACTGTCGCCGGGTCTTCATCTGGCAGAAACTCGAGGGCCTGACCCAGGCTGAAATTGCCGAGCGCATGGGCTTGAGCAAGAACATGGTCGAAAAGTATATGATCCGCACGCTCCGGTATCTGCGTGAGCACCTGGATGTGTCGGCCAGATGA